Genomic segment of Arachis hypogaea cultivar Tifrunner chromosome 11, arahy.Tifrunner.gnm2.J5K5, whole genome shotgun sequence:
tattttcaacatttttacatttttgaaatttgtaaacgaaaaaagtaaaaatagtaaaaataattaaattctgttttttgtttttatctgttgtttttactttatttttataaaatttaaaaaataaaaaatactaaaaataaaaacagaaaataaagaagtaAACCAAACGTAACCTTAAATTTTAGGGTAATATTACGTgaccaataatttttttgaacaacatgaacaaataccaatcaaatcaaaacacactacaccttcaaattattcacctaaatcttaatattagaataaccatccgcacacctagtaaaataaacatccaatatatctattatttacattgtttaatattttcattgtctacctatactttttctaaattttaacaCATACATGTGCCTTAGTGCATCCTCTATTGGATATGTTCACGtgtcattttttcattttttaatttttaaaaaggaaGCAAGCTAAGATGACTTCGATTATAATTTCCTGTGTCATCAGCTTTGTGGCTGTTAGTGTAAATAACATCTGAAAACCATGCCCTAGACTTCCAACCTTTCTTTATTCCGTGTAACTCATGTTTGAGGCTACTCTGAAATAGAGTGAGATGAgctagtaaaaatataattagtttaGAAGTGGGTTAATTTAGTTGAGTTCGGATAATTCAAAAAATGATTTGTTTAGTCTCTTCTTtcaacatataaatatattattcacATGATGAACATACACCAAATGAAAAAATGATGATACTAGCTTAACAGTCTAAGGTCTACTAAAAGTTGATGAGAATATATTATATACTATTCGTACTATTGTAGACATTATTAGTTTTGTTATTGTAATTTCATAACTAGACTTTTAGATTTTAGTTAGCATGAAACTTCTTGTATAGATGAATgattaggtactttttttttaattccttGAGTAAAACTTTTTAACCAAattcttataaaaataaaaaataataaaacaatacaTATAATCCGTTGGACTAACTATAAAGAATAATTCTCCACATATAAgcgtttttttatacaagtctttacaagtcatttatattaacGCGCTTCGAACCGTCACTGCAcgtttttcatcttcttcctccttatcttcttcttcttcttactgcacgttcttcttcctcttccttttcttcttcttattttctttcgtttcttgcattctctttctccttcttcatttatgtgcttttctctctgttttctttcttcgttattctcgatttccattgttttttgacatcaagctctgaaatcgtttttgaaaaagaagaagcagcggaagatgaggaggagaaagagaaagagttatgaattatgcataagatgtacttcaacgaattttaggtgtatttcttaaattctttgtGTGTATTTTCATAAtcctttgagtgtatttctgtaatccttcgggtgtatttctataatcgtttgggtgaattcctgtaaccgtttgggtatatttctgtaatcctttaggtgtatttctgtaatcgtttgggtgtattcctgaagtttcattatcttcaaaacgatttcaaagcttaatttcagaaaccatgaaaatcgaaaaaaaacaaAGCAAGAATACCGGTGATAAACGCAGGTAAAACAACGAATGAAAAGGCGAAGAGAGAATGCACGAAGGAGATCAAACAAATTTGGCAAGAACCTCATTTTcatggaagaggaagaagaagaatcgtTCATAATACATGGTGAGTGTAACGCTTTGAAAACAGGAAGCGGTTGAATAATGCATTAAAAGGCCCGTATGTGTAGCAACTTGTAAGACTTATAAGtgaaaaagacttgtatgtgtaacaGGCCTCAACTATAAAAGGTCaagaccaaaaaataaaaaatttaactaaaatttcaCTCCGACCCTAATAATTTCATTAAATATCCCTAACCAACTCCAAATGAAAGCATAATACTATTAGGATCTCTATCCATTGTCTTCGTCGGACATTTTGGCCTTTATGTGAACCTCACCGGCAATAAGAGGTGGCGGTAATCATACATGTAATGTTAGGTTCCTATGTgccaattacaattttttagagtaactccaataaaatatttttggtatcATTTCTGATaactttaaaattgaattttacatTGAATACAATATCTGTATAAAAAGAGACGGTATCACTTTAAAAAAAGATTAACCAAATATTATTACTTGTATaattcattaaataaaataataaaaaacggtATAAAGTTTAAATTGAATTGAGACTAACTATTGGAGTGACAAAATTGAGtctcaaatcaattttttatgataaatgatTTTGCAAATATTTATATTACCTTTTGtagaactcaaaataaaattaaactaaaactaaacatcgGAAATGTTTGTAAGGATAGGTAGTTCTGGATAGTTAACAAAATGCTGGTATTTTGCTTGTTTCAAAAAGAATTTAATACCAACTTTCTCTTCGTTACTTAATGTATttcaaaccataaaaaaaaaaacgagttACACAAACCAATCTTCATCTTTAAATTGGTGTTTACGAAGGTCTTCGATTTTTCATTGGAGGCTTGAAAATAATTTGCTGCATTGAAATCAACTAGTGCCTTCAAGTGTGGGATTATATTGAGGTTTGAAATTAATTGGGATAAACTCAAAAAGCTTTGTTGTTGTGTCAGAATTTGTAGCTGCCAATATCTCTACAGAAATTCCAGTGGTGTTACTTGGTTTAGGAGGTGCTGAATTAGCTGTTTTTGGAATTAAATTTGGATTAACAACTAGTGTCACAAAGAAATTATTGAAATTGTGCATACATGTTGCTTCACAATGGGTTGTTTTGCTCTCCATAGAACGTTGTGGTGTAGATTAAGAAagtaaaatcttatctttttgttgtggtggcattgaaattttttttggttgTTTTTTCTTCCAACTTTTTAGCTTTAGCTTATAAAACACAACTAAGGCAATAGTTTAGGCCAAACACATTTGTTATGATGTAAAtgtagaattatatatatatatatatgtggccCTTACAATACAATTAATTGCTTCACTTGTACTTGTTGCACCATTTGGCTAGGAGCATTGCTGGTGGGGGacactttttttaattttgcatGGGAAAAAtagattattaatttatttgaaGGACATTTAAAGccttaaaaatttaaagaaggaATTGATAAATCCTATCAATTGATTTGAAGGACATTTAAacctaaaaatattataaattgtaAGACTAAATTGTACTTGCTATTACAAAATCTGTGTATTTTATGCTGCACACATTTTTTATACATCtataatattataatacattTTGAATATTAATATTCAACTAAAATATTATTTCCAGAGTACGTACTGACTATTGAGAATCTAAAAAAGATAATTACTGGTCAAactaactttttaattttttcagttATCATTTTACATGTTTCCATTTCTCATTGGTTACACGTAAAAGTAGTCCTCAAGACTTAATACGTGGATCATTATGATTGGGGCGTCCTCGTTATAAAGCGTCAAATTCTCCATTATATGCTGTAAATATAGGAGTACATAGGGCACAATGCTCTCCGTACCTTCAAGGCTCTCTCACATACTAGTAACTATTATGCGTTTGGGACTTTAAAGTTAGTCAAGATGACAGAATCAAATTGTCTGTAAAATTGATACTAAAGATATCTTCTGACAGAAAGAGCTAATATATTATATTCCTAgagagttattatattatattatattattaacaaATGATTCAAAGAAATTTAGattgtatatataaaattctaAATCATACTATTACAAAAAGTTTGATTATTacgttataataaatttatttatctaaatataaaatttttaatattctaataataaattattttattaaagaatatatattagatacaataattaatatttatttagatTACTCCTAATTTATAatttcataatatttttaaatatagccAAAATATAGATAACAAATAcctaaatttaataactaaatgatACATTTCACATCTTAAATTAATCAATGATATATAGTTCTAtcttatatttgaaaaagatcaaTATTATAAAcatctttttatattaaaaattaacctAAACAATATTATAATATGACATGAAAAATAATGACATCTATttctaaaatagattttaaaaacAAACTTTATGATGAGTAAAACCATTAAAGTTTTTAGTCATCATATTTAATGTATATGTTATTTTAACGAATTAGAAGGACTAAAAGATCAATAATTTTGTTTGAAGATATATATTTCATTTTATAGTAAAAATAACGGTTAATAAACtgtaattattttactaatgtaTGTGTTACGTTACAAAAATACATCACAGTATATTAAACGCAAGTAATCCTACAATAGTGTTGATTTATGATAAttaacattaaataatataatataaagtatTGTAACAACTTTATACATCCAATTGATAATGCCTTGGTTATATTATTATTTCACATGATGTAAGTCCAACAAGAAAATGGtcaattattatttgttttataaAAAAGCAGTGTTGTTACTTAAGTTAAGTGTAAAACGATAAAAAAAACATCACATCAATCAAAAggcaaatcaaattaattagttttcACTTTACTGATATAAATTTCTATTTTGTTATAAACACATCTTTGTAGAtactttttagtatataaatattttttattatattttatattaataattcaaataaaaatataaaatttaaatttaatttttttaattgtgtttattttaataataaattattttttaaaatatatatacactttatttttttaagcATATTAACATTTGTGTttgttttaatataaatattttttggtgacttttaATATAGATCATTAATCATAAtatgtatacattaaaattaattattaaaattaattattagtataaaatatacattaaacaataaatatatattaaaaataaattaaattatatatatttatacataaatataaatacataataattaattttgataattaattttaatatgttgataatatttttaataaattattacataaaaAACAAAACTACGAAACAAAAGCTCATTGTCTAATTAGATATGTCATTTTCAAGTCATTAATATTTCCAAATAGATAATGTgtactttaatttaattatctgaTCCCACCATTTATAAATAGAAATGTTTGATATTTGGCAGTTTCATTATTATcaccagaaaaagaaaaaagaaacaaaaaaatgtcTCCATCGTCAGAGTCTTCAGGTTCCTCTCGTTCTTCCTTCTCATCGTCTTCGACTTCAAACAAAAGCAGCAGCAGTATGTCCATGGAACATACGTTGATGCAAACCCAccatactcatcctcttcctccACCTCCTCCGCCTCCGGTTGTCACTACTCTCAGCTTGAGTTTTGCTGGTGTTCCACTCACTAACGTGCAGCCTCATCTGCAAAACCAGCAAATCTCTGCTAATAACAACGAACTTCTTCCCCGTTTTGATTCTTTGTCCTCTCTTCTTCGGAGAAAGAGGATCTGTGAAAACATATCAAAACGCATGATGAAGAATCGTGAATCTGCTGCTAGATCAAGGGCTAGGAAACAGGTATAAACCATTTATTAACAGTCTGTGtgtctttttttaaagaagtGCCTTGtgacattttaaaaattattagtgaaattttttttatttttattttaacaaagaaTTTTGTTGGTGACATTTTATAACAAACAGTTTAATTaggaactattttttttttttaaattattttttcttaaattctaaattttaaactctaaaatcAGATGATGAGTGACTATCTCACTCATTTATTTGAACAAGTATTCTGAGTGTAAATTTGCCTTGTGAGTACATGTGAGTATACAACAAATTCATTGgttaaatatcaaattcttaagTAAATTCAGATCCATGCTTGATCTGTCCTACTCGAATGTACTAAAACATAtgcaagaaataaataaaaatactaaattctaaattcttgaaaaaataagtttaaaaataatttgacagTAAAAAAAAGTTGtctaatgttatttaattaaatgTTGGTTCTtccttaaaaattaaatattgtaaGTTTAACTATTTAGTTTTATTAATGAaactttgttttttaaaatatattgtaaggattttttttaacagttgtatttattattacttttaattgaagtcaatttaattttttttaacagctGTATTTATTTATTAGTCAAAATAGCTTTAAATTATAGCCTTACTAATAAGGTTTATTCAATCTAATAGTTACAGTTAAATCATACGATTGCAGTGACATCAAATGGtgttcaaactttttcaaaaccctTCTGCTCATCACTATTTAATTTGTTGAACATTAATGATTTTGATTTACTTGTTTTAATTTGATGTTGATACAGGCTTATACACATGAGCTGCAACAAAAAGTTAAAGAGTTAATAGCAGAGAACAATAGACTCAGAAGACAGAACCAACAGCaagtttgtttttctttctctgtctcttttatgtttttcaaatcttttctaattagttattattgattatttgaaaactatgatatttttattttataatactcTTTTAGACTTATTCATTTGCTAATTCATGTGATTTTAcattattttagtatataaaatatcaatttcatggcaataacaacaataataataagtatagagattgatttttaattagtcaatagtaatctatttttaattagaaaattaactttttaacctttatttttggacaaattaattagaattgaaaatttaaaatttagaatttatgatttaaaatctaaaatttaaagagatgatgaatataagaataaaaaaatcatttcaAAAAAATGGTTGATAATACTCCTTGAAAATAACTGATTTTTAGTTATACGATAAGAGTTTAGCTAATATGATAAGCTTACCATTtgtaaaagaatttaaattttttaatttaatagatacaaaataaatgcattgaaaaattaaattttttttagcatATGTTCTTAGGGCATAAAATAGACAAACACATATGATAATATATAAGAGCAAGTCGATCAATGTAATTGGTGGAACCACCTTCTCTTAGTGTTGTTCTATTTTTGATCGTCTATTTCAACAAATCAATAAAATTCttcttttgataaaaaaaaacaagtgttaagattataaattaagaaaatttttattgaaaatacgaAAAATTTGGGTGCATtcggtttgtgtttttattttctgtttttttttcattttttttaattttataaagaaaaaagtgaaaataaaaacaaaaaatgagaaaatattattttatagttTTCACTGTTTTTACTCTTTCCTTCACAAAATCTGAGAAAACAGAAAACACTAAGAATGAAAATGCAAATCAAACACACCCTTAGTTAAGTTTTCaatgtatttattaaaagaaaGAATTTAAAATCTTCTACTAATAGTAAATTTATCATATACTCTAAGGGAACATATTAGCTAAatttttgataataataataataataataataataataataataactactaTTTTAGATATATGGTAGTGGTACATTTATCTTATGAATGCCTTATTATTGTGATACTGTCCGGATCCATGATTAAATACATGATATATgtagataaataaatatgaattttaaataaaatgaatatattttattcctaattgtttattttaaaatatgatttcTATATGTATCATTGTCTGATCTTTAAAAATTGATGCTTCTTTTGCAATATAACTCATTTGAAGAATTGTTTTCCAAAACTATATATGGTTTGATTATTTGTCAAACCATAAGAAAAAAGAATAACGAATATATATACATGgaaaaaagataaagaagaaacACTGCATTTGTATAAAGAATTcttgtataatatatataagttGATTTAACAAATACTATCTATTATTAGCGGCTTAAAACACATAATTACTGAATTTTTATGTCAATAATCTTAGAAAACATTCGAAAAATTGGttggattaaaaaaataataatttcatttcaaaagttttcttatattaaaaatatttaaaaaataaaacttgaagAAGTTCATTGTATTGTCATATATAATAACAAAggaaggataaaaataataatatataatatatgtatttaaaagaCCTCACTCAACAACACATATAaggacaatttaaaaaaattaaaaaatacacaagttttttttagaaaatagtgCGTATTTGtgaatattaataaaagaaaataatcgaaattttatatatgaatttgaaattttataaaattcagtTTATTATATACAcccaaaatatatatttacaaaaGCTATTTGCATAATAAGTATATTTAGATATAAtttatattgattttaatattttaatttaataaatcatATTTGTACCTAGAAAATAAGTATAGTATTAAttgtatttattaatatttaatttttatatacgataattttgtttattatatAAGTTTgtcttattagttattactaatACATTTTTCTGTCTCCTTTAGTATGTGCGTCTTTTATGTTGGAATAGATATTCCAAAAAGGTATATCTTGTTaaacaatatttaaaaatgtgTATCATAATATGCACGAAAACGACTTACAGAATTAAATTTTAAGGTGGCctctattattaatttttgtattaaaaatatttttaaaatttcaattacactataaatatgtttgaaattaaaaaattacatcacATTAGTTTTTAACGGTTTTTTGTTAACTTACTTCTCATTTCTCAAGTCGTGAATGATCTGATACATATTCTTTTATATTGGACTAGACGAAACGagagaattttttaaatttaatactaaataattaaaaaaatgatgtcATTTTGTCAAACATTTaggattaaaactaaaataacattGTTTCGTTTagtccaatataaaaaaaatatatgtcaaATCACTCAATGCATGATGTGTAACTCGATACATGTAGATCAATATGGTGTAATTTTTCAATCTCAAAGACCTTTCTATTACAATTAATAGAAGAGtgaaatattttaagaataattaatgGTCTATATAATTTTAGtcattgatcttaattatatatacaaaagaagTATTCCTCGTGTATTATGATTTTAAGTTGTATTctagtatttttagttattagttttgactaagtatatattttatgatcaaaatcaatagctaaaaatactaaaatatctaaaatcatggTATATGTgaaaatctttttttatattatatataaattttatcattAAGATTAATGACTAAAAACCACTAGAAtatttatattcttaaaatacttaaaatttttcataCTATTATAAAGATATCTCCAAAAAAACCCATATTCTTGTATATCAAAATATGTTGATATGTGATTGGCATTGATCAAGCAATAAACACAGGTATCAAAAGTC
This window contains:
- the LOC112723703 gene encoding uncharacterized protein; translated protein: MSPSSESSGSSRSSFSSSSTSNKSSSSMSMEHTLMQTHHTHPLPPPPPPPVVTTLSLSFAGVPLTNVQPHLQNQQISANNNELLPRFDSLSSLLRRKRICENISKRMMKNRESAARSRARKQAYTHELQQKVKELIAENNRLRRQNQQQIVEMGSKQDPNEKKGKNKLRRSGSI